From Vibrio aerogenes, a single genomic window includes:
- a CDS encoding type VI secretion system Vgr family protein, which translates to MSGLGFRLTIDGVEDDTLVVRDFQGCDAISAGTDGLGSPVYGYRYQINFASRSAGLTAEQIVDHTALLEVIRDGFVLQRVHGIVRNFSRGDTGHHHSFYTLTLVPSLERLALRRNSRSFQDLTVPEILSILMKEMEINDYIDGIKRTCAKREFCVQYRETDLEFFHRLAAEEGIMYAFIHQKDKHILLLTDDPEGFPTRDEPVLYNNLSGGVSDLPYISSLSEHYQSQSNKIQMQDYSFKKPGYSFQQSAEAVNINQLETYEYFDHPGRFKDDGNGKAFTQIRLDALRREYHTATGKSDQPRLQAGLHFYVGDHFDPAMNRDWIVVASSHQGSQPQALEEGSSAGATTYSNQFKLIPGDKVWRAMPEPAPQVDGPCIATVVGPDGEEIYCDEFGRVKLHFPWDRYSNTDDQSSCWIRVSQGWAGPQYGTVMIPRVGHEVVVSFLNGDPDQPIVTGRTYHASNKAPYALPDNKTKTVLRTETHQGEGYNELSFEDQSGSEQIFIHGQKDADLITENDEIHHVKHDRHLTIENNRWTHIKKDSHLTVEEETREKITGNQSLVIDGEMHIKAGKVWVNETGTEVHIKAGETVVLEAGNELTLKAGGSFVKVDPGGVSLKGAKVGLNSGGSAGSGSGYAGEEAELPNELEYIKGPKSAKGGGGGGTDPSGSGGGSAGTGAIEQTNGGGGGGAGGGGGGGSSSGGGASGGSAAGGSSSSASAGGSAASAVAAAAGAAASTVAENVPKITKQALKHAEEKHAAAVKPCPYANGGDA; encoded by the coding sequence ATGTCTGGGTTAGGTTTTCGTCTTACCATCGACGGGGTGGAAGACGACACGCTGGTTGTGCGTGATTTTCAGGGCTGCGATGCCATCTCCGCCGGGACGGACGGGCTGGGCAGCCCGGTTTACGGCTATCGTTATCAGATTAATTTTGCCAGTCGCAGCGCGGGGCTGACGGCAGAGCAAATCGTCGATCATACTGCCCTGCTGGAAGTGATCCGTGACGGCTTTGTGCTCCAGCGGGTGCACGGGATTGTCCGCAACTTCAGCCGTGGCGACACCGGCCATCATCACTCTTTTTATACTTTAACGCTGGTGCCGTCGCTGGAGCGCCTGGCACTGCGCCGCAACAGCCGCAGTTTTCAGGATTTAACCGTGCCGGAAATCCTCTCCATCCTGATGAAAGAGATGGAAATCAACGACTATATCGACGGCATTAAACGCACCTGTGCCAAGCGGGAATTCTGCGTGCAGTACCGCGAAACCGATCTGGAATTCTTCCACCGGCTGGCCGCAGAAGAAGGGATCATGTATGCCTTTATTCACCAGAAAGACAAACATATTCTGCTGCTGACTGATGATCCGGAAGGTTTCCCGACCCGTGATGAGCCGGTGCTGTACAACAACCTGTCCGGTGGCGTGAGCGACTTACCTTATATTTCTTCGCTGTCTGAGCATTATCAGTCGCAGTCGAATAAAATTCAGATGCAGGATTACAGCTTCAAAAAGCCCGGCTACAGCTTTCAGCAGAGCGCAGAAGCGGTGAATATCAACCAGCTGGAAACCTACGAATACTTCGACCATCCCGGCCGGTTTAAAGACGATGGCAACGGCAAAGCCTTTACCCAAATCCGCCTTGATGCCCTGCGCCGGGAATATCACACCGCGACCGGTAAAAGTGACCAGCCACGCCTTCAGGCCGGGCTGCATTTTTATGTCGGCGACCACTTTGACCCGGCAATGAACCGCGACTGGATTGTGGTGGCGTCCAGCCATCAGGGCAGTCAGCCACAGGCACTGGAAGAAGGCAGCAGCGCCGGTGCAACCACCTATTCGAACCAGTTTAAACTCATCCCCGGTGATAAAGTCTGGCGCGCGATGCCGGAGCCTGCCCCGCAGGTGGACGGCCCGTGTATTGCCACCGTGGTCGGCCCGGACGGCGAAGAGATTTACTGTGATGAATTTGGCCGGGTGAAGCTGCATTTTCCGTGGGACAGATACAGCAACACCGACGATCAAAGCTCGTGCTGGATCCGTGTCTCGCAAGGCTGGGCGGGGCCGCAATACGGCACCGTGATGATCCCGCGGGTGGGCCATGAAGTGGTGGTGTCTTTTCTCAACGGCGACCCGGATCAGCCGATCGTGACGGGCAGAACCTATCATGCCAGTAACAAAGCGCCGTATGCGTTGCCGGATAACAAGACCAAAACCGTGCTGCGCACCGAAACCCATCAGGGCGAAGGTTACAACGAGCTGAGTTTTGAAGATCAGTCCGGCAGCGAGCAGATCTTTATCCACGGGCAGAAAGATGCCGATCTCATTACTGAGAATGATGAGATTCATCATGTGAAACACGACCGGCACCTGACGATTGAAAACAACCGCTGGACGCACATTAAAAAAGACAGTCATCTGACGGTGGAAGAAGAAACCCGGGAGAAAATCACCGGTAATCAGAGTCTGGTGATTGATGGCGAAATGCATATCAAGGCCGGAAAAGTGTGGGTGAATGAAACCGGCACAGAAGTGCACATCAAAGCCGGTGAAACCGTGGTGCTGGAAGCCGGAAATGAGCTGACCCTGAAAGCCGGTGGCAGCTTTGTGAAAGTCGATCCGGGCGGTGTGTCGCTCAAAGGCGCGAAAGTCGGCCTGAACTCCGGCGGCAGCGCTGGCAGTGGCAGCGGTTATGCCGGAGAAGAGGCCGAGCTGCCTAATGAGCTTGAATACATCAAAGGCCCGAAAAGCGCCAAAGGTGGCGGCGGTGGCGGTACCGACCCAAGTGGCTCCGGCGGCGGCAGTGCCGGAACCGGAGCAATTGAACAGACCAACGGCGGCGGAGGCGGCGGCGCTGGAGGAGGTGGCGGCGGTGGTTCGTCATCCGGTGGCGGCGCGTCTGGTGGGTCTGCTGCGGGTGGATCGTCTTCTTCTGCTTCTGCGGGTGGCAGTGCGGCCTCAGCTGTTGCGGCAGCAGCAGGTGCGGCGGCTTCCACGGTGGCTGAAAATGTGCCGAAAATCACCAAACAGGCCCTCAAACATGCGGAAGAAAAACATGCGGCAGCAGTCAAACCCTGCCCTTACGCCAACGGAGGTGATGCATGA